The Rhopalosiphum maidis isolate BTI-1 chromosome 1, ASM367621v3, whole genome shotgun sequence genome has a segment encoding these proteins:
- the LOC113548456 gene encoding co-chaperone protein daf-41-like, with product MTNEKVVIPPVIWAQRNNVVYVTICVEDTKNPVIKIEPEQIVFHSIAGYEQQVVYDVTIPLYAPVDPENSKTTVAGRYIELVLQKPSTDTKYWPQLTKEKKKYHWLKVDFKKWKDEDDSDDETASGGAGGVGGDGNIDDMLSMMGGGGGPKFGGLGGDYNVPSDEDSDDEEMPELDDIESEIAGKDKEKSEETLPNLEEVKPATTA from the exons GGTTGTGATTCCTCCAGTCATTTGGGCTCAACGTAACAATGTGGTGTATGTTACTATTTGTGTAGAAGATACCAAAAATCCAGTTATTAAAATCGAACCTGAACAAATAGTTTTCCATAGTATTGCTGGCTATGAACAACAAGTGGTGTATGATGTCACCATTCCATTGTATGCACCAGTAGATCCTGaa aatagCAAAACAACAGTTGCTGGTAGATACATTGAACTGGTTTTACAAAAGCCATCTACTGACACAAAATATTGGCCACAATTAACCAAAGAGAAAAAGAAATACCACTGGTTAAAAGTTGACTTTAAAAAATGGAAAGATGAAGATGATTCAGATGATGAGACTGCATCAGGAGGCGCTGGTGGAGTTGGTGGAGATGGAAACATTGATGAT atGCTTAGTATGATGGGCGGAGGTGGTGGCCCTAAGTTTGGAGGATTGGGAGGAGATTATAATGTACCTTCTGATGAAGATTCAGACGATGAAGAAATGCCTGAACTTGATGACATTGAAAGTGAAATTGCG ggtAAAGATAAGGAAAAGAGTGAAGAAACCCTGCCTAACCTTGAAGAAGTGAAACCGGCAACAACTGCCTAA